In a single window of the Cyanobium sp. AMD-g genome:
- a CDS encoding PilZ domain-containing protein, whose protein sequence is MKESTLPVREPKFSAPFFQILIRVEVFFQDDCYPGHLWDVSRSGACIRSFRSVPMGSPAQIRFHDPSDAEIVEAKGELIWINQLRGAHYSGLRFEEGFDISQTFLRLLVKTDPS, encoded by the coding sequence ATGAAGGAATCAACACTTCCGGTCCGGGAACCGAAGTTTTCAGCGCCCTTTTTTCAGATCCTCATAAGAGTTGAGGTATTTTTTCAGGATGATTGTTATCCGGGACACCTTTGGGATGTGAGTCGTTCTGGGGCCTGCATCCGCAGTTTCCGTTCGGTCCCGATGGGATCGCCGGCCCAGATTCGCTTTCACGATCCATCCGACGCTGAGATCGTCGAAGCCAAGGGAGAACTGATCTGGATCAACCAACTGAGGGGAGCCCACTACTCCGGACTTCGCTTTGAGGAAGGCTTCGACATTTCCCAGACGTTTCTCAGGTTGCTGGTCAAAACGGACCCGTCCTGA
- a CDS encoding class I SAM-dependent RNA methyltransferase, giving the protein MTTPSPFDVIAVVPPGLEEPAAAELAALGAHEVRPLRRAVGLRADAATFYRLHLQARLPFRFLRQLARFPCRGRGELYDGVQRAADWERWLPPQLSFRVEASGSVPGLTHSHYSALQVKNALVDRQRQVWGSRSSVDLDDPDLVLHLHLSPGRPGGSGPEAVLSLDGGGASLHRRGYRAAMGLAPLKENLAAGLIAHTGWDGTVPLADPFCGSGTLLIEAACRALGRAPGLERAFSLERWPDFDAALWQRERQAALELARPCLPDGEPLAAIVGLERDPAVLAMARSNAAAAGVADWVDLQEGDCRDFRPPETPGVLVCNPPYGERLGGDDDLEALYGDLGRMLKERCGGWTLWLLSGNPALTGALRMKASRRVPVSNGGIDCRWLRYDIR; this is encoded by the coding sequence ATGACCACCCCTTCCCCGTTCGACGTCATCGCCGTGGTGCCCCCGGGGCTGGAGGAGCCGGCGGCAGCTGAACTGGCCGCCCTCGGCGCCCATGAGGTGCGTCCCCTGCGGCGCGCCGTGGGCCTGCGGGCCGATGCGGCCACCTTCTACCGGCTGCATCTGCAGGCCCGCCTGCCGTTCCGCTTCCTGCGCCAGCTGGCCCGCTTCCCCTGCCGCGGCCGCGGGGAGCTCTACGACGGCGTGCAGCGGGCCGCCGACTGGGAGCGCTGGCTGCCGCCCCAGCTGAGCTTCCGGGTGGAGGCCAGCGGCAGTGTGCCGGGACTCACCCACAGCCACTACAGCGCCCTGCAGGTCAAGAACGCCCTGGTCGACCGTCAGCGCCAGGTGTGGGGATCGCGCTCCTCGGTGGATCTGGACGATCCCGACCTGGTGCTGCACCTGCACCTCAGCCCCGGCCGACCCGGCGGCAGCGGCCCCGAGGCGGTGCTGAGCCTCGATGGCGGCGGCGCCAGCCTGCACCGGCGCGGCTACCGGGCCGCCATGGGCCTGGCGCCCCTCAAGGAGAACCTGGCCGCCGGTCTGATCGCCCACACCGGCTGGGACGGCACGGTGCCCCTGGCCGATCCCTTCTGCGGTTCCGGCACCCTGCTGATCGAGGCCGCCTGCCGCGCCCTCGGCCGCGCCCCTGGCCTGGAGCGCGCCTTCAGCCTGGAGCGCTGGCCCGATTTCGATGCCGCCCTGTGGCAGCGGGAGCGCCAGGCCGCCCTGGAGCTGGCCCGCCCGTGCCTCCCCGACGGTGAACCCCTGGCGGCCATCGTGGGTCTGGAGCGGGATCCGGCCGTGCTGGCCATGGCCCGCAGCAACGCGGCGGCGGCCGGCGTGGCCGACTGGGTCGACCTGCAGGAGGGGGACTGCCGCGATTTCCGCCCCCCGGAAACCCCCGGGGTGCTGGTGTGCAACCCGCCCTACGGGGAGCGGCTCGGCGGCGACGACGACCTGGAGGCGCTCTACGGCGATCTGGGGCGGATGCTGAAGGAGCGCTGCGGCGGCTGGACCCTGTGGCTGCTGAGCGGCAACCCGGCGCTCACGGGGGCCCTGCGCATGAAGGCCAGCCGCCGGGTGCCGGTGAGCAATGGCGGCATCGACTGCCGCTGGCTCCGCTACGACATCCGCTGA
- the cgtA gene encoding Obg family GTPase CgtA: MQFIDQARIAVRAGRGGDGIVAFRREKYVPAGGPSGGDGGRGGDVLLVADSNLQTLLDFKYRRLFAADDGRRGGPNRSSGASASTLTIRVPCGTEVRDCRTGILLGDLTNPGEELLVAAGGRGGLGNAHYLSNRNRAPEKFTEGKEGEEWKLQLELKLLAEVGIIGLPNAGKSTLIAVLSAARPKIADYPFTTLVPNLGVVRRPSGDGTVFADIPGLIAGAARGAGLGHEFLRHIERTRLLLHLVDAGGEDVLRDLLVVEEELAAYGNGLSERPRLVVLNKMELCDAEELEQRVAAIGAHTGQTPLVISAAASQGLDALLAAVWQQLGIT; the protein is encoded by the coding sequence TTGCAGTTCATCGATCAGGCCCGCATCGCCGTGCGCGCCGGCCGCGGCGGCGACGGCATCGTGGCCTTCCGTCGTGAGAAATACGTGCCCGCCGGGGGCCCCTCCGGCGGCGACGGGGGGCGTGGCGGTGACGTGCTGCTCGTGGCCGATTCCAATCTCCAGACCCTGCTGGATTTCAAGTACCGGCGCCTGTTTGCCGCCGATGACGGCCGCCGCGGCGGCCCGAACCGCTCCTCCGGAGCCAGCGCCTCCACCCTGACGATCCGGGTGCCGTGCGGCACGGAGGTGCGCGACTGCCGCACCGGCATCCTGCTGGGCGATCTCACCAACCCTGGCGAGGAGCTGCTGGTGGCGGCCGGCGGCCGGGGTGGGCTGGGCAACGCCCACTACCTCAGCAACCGCAACCGGGCTCCGGAAAAGTTCACCGAGGGAAAGGAGGGCGAGGAATGGAAGCTGCAGCTGGAGCTCAAGCTGCTGGCTGAGGTGGGGATCATCGGTCTGCCCAATGCCGGCAAGAGCACCCTGATCGCCGTGCTCTCCGCGGCCAGGCCCAAGATCGCCGACTACCCCTTCACCACCCTGGTGCCCAACCTGGGGGTGGTGCGGCGGCCAAGTGGTGACGGCACCGTCTTCGCCGACATTCCCGGCCTGATCGCTGGGGCGGCCCGTGGGGCCGGCCTGGGCCACGAATTCCTGCGCCACATTGAGCGCACCCGCCTGCTGCTGCATCTGGTGGATGCGGGCGGCGAGGACGTGCTCAGGGATCTGCTGGTGGTGGAGGAGGAGCTGGCCGCCTACGGCAACGGGCTCAGCGAGCGCCCCCGCCTGGTGGTGCTGAACAAGATGGAACTGTGTGATGCCGAGGAGCTGGAGCAGCGGGTGGCCGCCATCGGCGCCCACACCGGCCAGACCCCGCTGGTCATCTCCGCAGCCGCCTCCCAGGGGCTCGATGCCCTGCTGGCCGCCGTCTGGCAGCAGCTGGGCATCACCTGA
- a CDS encoding ABC transporter ATP-binding protein → MAEVRFQKVGKTYPPRRGGSPVEVLRELDLKIEDGEFLVLVGPSGCGKSTLLRLLAGLEATTSGEIYVGERPVSRLRPAQRDVAMVFQSYALYPHLSVADNIGFGLRRSRHRSLPQQLQDSLHRASRGWPAALRIASERERRIEARIDEVAATLELEPLLERRPKELSGGQKQRVALGRAIARQPAVFLMDEPLSNLDAKLRTGTRTQIVELQRRLGTTTLYVTHDQVEAMTMGHRIAVLNEGRLQQLGTPMQLYQWPSNLFVAQFIGSPAMNLLPVEVAGSAQLLLGGRRFPVEGPMADLLGDWIGHRITGGLRPEHLRLAPATNRNLAAEVSHCEALGNEQLVTCRLLEGSHLVLVRATPDQSVTVGQTVHLDVEPTGWRLFDGLGAALLPTEAPPPPPRQEPQLPAISH, encoded by the coding sequence TTGGCCGAGGTCCGCTTCCAGAAGGTCGGCAAGACCTACCCGCCCCGTCGTGGCGGCAGCCCGGTGGAGGTGCTGCGCGAACTCGACCTGAAGATCGAGGACGGTGAATTCCTGGTGCTGGTGGGCCCCTCGGGCTGCGGCAAGAGCACCCTGCTGCGGCTGCTGGCGGGCCTGGAGGCCACCACCTCGGGCGAGATCTACGTGGGCGAGCGGCCCGTGAGCCGGCTGCGGCCCGCCCAGCGGGATGTGGCGATGGTGTTCCAGAGCTACGCGCTCTATCCCCACCTGAGCGTGGCCGACAACATCGGCTTCGGCCTGCGGCGCAGCCGCCACCGAAGCCTGCCCCAGCAACTGCAGGACAGCCTGCACCGGGCCAGCCGTGGATGGCCGGCGGCCCTGCGGATCGCTTCCGAGCGGGAGCGCCGCATCGAAGCGCGCATCGACGAGGTGGCCGCCACCCTGGAGCTGGAGCCCCTGCTGGAGCGCCGGCCCAAGGAGCTCTCCGGCGGCCAGAAGCAGCGGGTGGCCCTGGGCCGGGCCATCGCCCGCCAGCCGGCGGTGTTTCTGATGGATGAACCGCTCAGCAACCTCGACGCCAAGCTGCGCACCGGCACCCGCACCCAGATCGTCGAGCTGCAGCGGCGCCTGGGCACCACCACCCTCTACGTCACCCACGACCAGGTGGAGGCCATGACCATGGGCCACCGGATCGCCGTGCTCAATGAGGGCCGGCTGCAACAGCTGGGGACACCGATGCAGCTCTACCAGTGGCCCTCCAACCTGTTCGTGGCCCAGTTCATCGGCAGCCCGGCGATGAACCTGCTGCCGGTGGAGGTGGCTGGCTCGGCGCAGCTGCTGCTGGGCGGGCGGCGCTTCCCGGTGGAGGGTCCGATGGCCGACCTGCTCGGCGACTGGATCGGCCACCGGATCACGGGCGGCCTGCGGCCGGAGCACCTGCGGCTGGCCCCGGCCACCAACCGCAACCTGGCGGCGGAGGTGAGCCACTGCGAGGCCCTGGGCAACGAACAGCTGGTCACCTGCCGGCTGCTGGAGGGCAGCCACCTGGTGCTGGTGCGGGCCACCCCGGACCAGAGCGTGACCGTGGGCCAGACCGTGCATCTCGACGTCGAACCCACGGGCTGGCGCCTGTTCGACGGGCTCGGGGCGGCCCTGCTGCCGACCGAAGCACCCCCCCCGCCGCCGCGGCAGGAACCCCAGCTGCCCGCCATCAGCCACTGA
- a CDS encoding endonuclease MutS2, whose product MSAHPVSEIHQDTLELLEWPRLAEHLAGFASTAAGRRHCAGLGLPDHPADSRRLLLETTELLALDGLCEGGLSLQGAGDIAATVAFCAKGGCAGGEELLAVAATLATARRLRRQIDDPELRPITTALVAELRTLPELEQRLHFCLEEGGRVADRASGPLEAVRRQLLGLRSERRERLQDLVRRYASLLQDTVVSERSGRPVLAVKAGAAAQVSGLVHDSSASGSTVYVEPQAVIPLGNRIRDAEAQERELERQVRSELSALVGEQADALGHLQLVLVRIDAGLARARYGQWLGAVRPELAETADAPFELRDLRHPLLLWQERREGGQPVVPVSISVGRELRVVAITGPNTGGKTVTLKSLGLAALMARAGLFLPCAGTPRLPWCGQVLADIGDEQSLQQNLSTFSGHIRRIARILVALGEGGGLAEGPAAMVLLDEVGAGTDPTEGSALAAALLRHLADRARLTVATTHFGELKALKYVDSRFENASVAFDVETLSPTYRLQWGIPGRSNALAIASRLGLDPEVLAAAAAQLEPGGEGDVNRVIEGLEQERQRQQEAAEAAAVLLARTELLHEELLQRWSQQKEQSAELQEQRRQRLELSIREGQGEVRRLIRRLRAVGQEVRVGGRTAGETARQAGQRLRLLQQQHRPLPERREHGGWRPKVGDRIRLLALGKAAEVLAISEEGSELTVRCGVLRLTVELAGIEGLHGEKPAPPEPPPQVRIRSRRSPGSRGPEVRTEGNTVDVRGLRVHEAEAAVEERLRGANGPVWVIHGIGTGKLKRGLREWLSGLAWVERVSDAEQGDGGPGCSVIWVK is encoded by the coding sequence GTGAGCGCACACCCTGTGAGCGAGATCCATCAGGACACCCTGGAGCTGCTGGAGTGGCCCCGCCTGGCGGAGCACCTGGCCGGCTTTGCCAGCACCGCCGCCGGCCGCCGCCACTGCGCCGGCCTCGGCCTGCCGGACCATCCGGCGGATAGCCGCCGTCTGCTGCTGGAAACCACAGAGCTGCTGGCCCTCGATGGCCTCTGCGAGGGGGGCCTCAGCCTGCAGGGGGCCGGGGACATCGCCGCCACGGTGGCCTTCTGTGCCAAGGGGGGCTGCGCCGGCGGCGAGGAGCTGCTGGCGGTGGCGGCCACCCTGGCCACGGCGCGGCGGCTGCGGCGCCAGATCGACGATCCCGAGCTGCGGCCGATCACCACCGCCCTGGTGGCCGAACTGCGCACCCTGCCGGAGCTGGAGCAGCGGCTCCACTTCTGTCTGGAGGAGGGCGGCCGGGTGGCGGATCGGGCCAGTGGGCCGCTGGAGGCGGTGCGGCGCCAGTTGCTGGGGCTGCGCAGCGAGCGGCGGGAGCGGCTGCAGGATCTGGTGCGTCGCTACGCCTCCCTGCTCCAGGACACGGTGGTGAGCGAACGCAGCGGCCGCCCGGTGCTGGCGGTGAAGGCGGGTGCCGCCGCCCAGGTGAGCGGCCTGGTGCACGACAGCTCCGCCTCCGGCAGCACGGTCTACGTGGAGCCCCAGGCGGTGATTCCCCTGGGCAACCGCATCCGTGACGCCGAGGCCCAGGAGCGGGAGCTGGAGCGCCAGGTGCGCAGCGAACTCAGCGCCCTGGTGGGCGAGCAGGCCGACGCCCTCGGCCATCTGCAGCTGGTGCTGGTGCGGATTGATGCCGGCCTGGCCCGGGCCCGCTACGGCCAGTGGCTTGGGGCGGTGCGGCCCGAGCTGGCCGAGACGGCTGACGCCCCGTTCGAGTTGCGGGACCTGCGCCATCCGCTGCTGCTCTGGCAGGAACGGCGGGAGGGCGGCCAGCCCGTGGTGCCGGTGAGCATCAGCGTGGGCCGGGAGCTGCGGGTGGTGGCGATCACCGGCCCCAACACCGGCGGCAAGACCGTGACCCTCAAGAGCCTGGGGCTGGCGGCCCTGATGGCCCGCGCCGGCCTGTTCCTGCCCTGCGCCGGCACTCCGCGGCTGCCCTGGTGCGGCCAGGTGCTGGCCGACATCGGCGACGAGCAGTCGCTGCAGCAGAACCTCTCCACCTTCAGCGGCCACATCCGCCGCATCGCCCGCATCCTCGTGGCCCTTGGGGAGGGGGGGGGCCTGGCGGAGGGGCCGGCGGCCATGGTGCTGCTCGATGAGGTGGGGGCCGGCACCGATCCCACCGAAGGCAGTGCCCTGGCCGCCGCCCTGCTGCGCCACCTCGCCGATCGCGCCCGCCTCACCGTCGCCACCACCCACTTCGGCGAGCTCAAGGCGCTCAAGTACGTCGATTCCCGCTTCGAGAACGCCTCGGTGGCCTTCGATGTGGAAACGCTTTCGCCCACCTACCGGCTGCAGTGGGGCATCCCCGGCCGCAGCAATGCCCTGGCGATCGCCTCCCGCCTCGGGCTCGACCCCGAGGTGCTGGCGGCGGCTGCCGCCCAGCTGGAGCCCGGCGGCGAGGGTGATGTGAACCGGGTGATCGAGGGGCTGGAACAGGAGCGCCAGCGCCAGCAGGAGGCGGCCGAAGCGGCGGCGGTCCTGCTGGCCCGCACCGAGCTGCTGCATGAGGAGCTGCTGCAGCGCTGGTCGCAGCAGAAGGAGCAGTCGGCGGAACTGCAGGAGCAGCGCCGCCAGCGGCTGGAGCTGTCGATCCGGGAGGGGCAGGGGGAGGTGCGGCGCCTGATCCGGCGCCTTCGCGCGGTGGGTCAGGAGGTGCGGGTCGGTGGGCGGACGGCGGGGGAAACGGCCCGCCAGGCCGGCCAGCGCCTGCGCCTGCTGCAGCAGCAGCACCGGCCCCTGCCGGAGCGGCGCGAGCACGGCGGCTGGCGGCCCAAGGTGGGTGATCGCATCCGGCTGCTGGCCCTGGGCAAGGCGGCCGAGGTGCTGGCGATTTCGGAGGAGGGCAGCGAGCTCACGGTGCGCTGCGGCGTGCTGCGGCTCACGGTGGAACTGGCGGGCATCGAGGGACTGCACGGTGAGAAACCCGCCCCCCCCGAGCCACCGCCCCAGGTGCGCATCCGCAGCCGCCGTTCCCCTGGCAGCCGGGGCCCCGAGGTGCGCACCGAGGGCAACACGGTGGACGTGCGCGGTCTGCGGGTGCACGAGGCCGAGGCGGCGGTGGAGGAGCGCTTGCGGGGCGCCAACGGGCCGGTGTGGGTGATCCACGGCATCGGCACCGGCAAGCTCAAGCGGGGCCTGCGCGAGTGGCTCTCCGGCCTGGCCTGGGTGGAGCGGGTCAGCGATGCCGAGCAGGGGGATGGGGGCCCCGGCTGCAGCGTCATCTGGGTGAAGTAG
- the hemB gene encoding porphobilinogen synthase, producing MELTYRPRRLRRTPALRAMVREFQLSAADFIYPLFVHEGASNEPIGAMPGAQRWSLEGLVTEVGRAWDLGIRCVVLFPKVADGLKTEDGSECFNEGGLIPRAIRRLKQEHPAMAIMTDVALDPYSCDGHDGIVSAEGVVLNDETISLLCRQAVAQARAGADLIGPSDMMDGRVGAIREALDEEGFEHVGIISYTAKYASAYYGPFREALDSAPRAVSSKPIPKDKSTYQMDPANGREALTEALLDEQEGADILMVKPGLAYLDVIHRLRGESELPIAAYNVSGEYAMVKAAAERGWIDERAVVLETLLCFKRAGADLILTYHACDAAQWLRDG from the coding sequence ATGGAGCTCACCTATCGGCCCCGCCGGCTGCGTCGCACGCCGGCCCTGCGGGCCATGGTGCGGGAATTCCAGCTCAGCGCCGCCGACTTCATCTACCCGCTGTTTGTCCACGAGGGCGCGTCCAACGAACCGATCGGAGCCATGCCCGGCGCCCAGCGCTGGAGCCTGGAGGGTCTGGTGACGGAGGTGGGCCGGGCCTGGGATCTGGGCATTCGCTGCGTGGTGCTGTTTCCCAAGGTGGCCGATGGCCTCAAGACCGAGGACGGCAGCGAGTGCTTCAACGAGGGCGGCCTGATCCCCCGGGCGATCCGGCGGCTCAAGCAGGAGCATCCGGCCATGGCGATCATGACCGACGTCGCCCTTGATCCCTATTCCTGCGACGGCCACGACGGCATCGTGAGTGCCGAGGGGGTGGTGCTCAACGACGAGACCATCAGCCTGCTCTGCCGCCAGGCGGTGGCCCAGGCCAGGGCTGGAGCGGACCTGATCGGCCCCAGCGACATGATGGACGGACGGGTGGGGGCGATCCGCGAGGCTCTCGACGAGGAGGGCTTCGAGCACGTCGGCATCATCAGTTACACAGCCAAGTACGCCTCCGCCTACTACGGCCCCTTCCGCGAGGCGCTGGATTCCGCCCCCCGGGCCGTGAGCAGCAAGCCCATCCCCAAGGACAAGAGCACCTATCAGATGGATCCGGCCAACGGCCGCGAAGCCCTCACCGAAGCCCTGCTCGATGAACAGGAGGGGGCCGACATCCTGATGGTCAAGCCCGGACTGGCCTACCTCGATGTCATCCATCGCCTGCGGGGTGAAAGCGAGCTGCCGATCGCCGCGTACAACGTCAGCGGCGAGTACGCCATGGTCAAGGCCGCCGCCGAGCGGGGCTGGATCGACGAGCGGGCGGTGGTGCTGGAAACCCTGCTCTGCTTCAAGCGGGCGGGCGCCGATCTGATCCTCACCTACCACGCCTGCGACGCCGCCCAGTGGCTGCGCGACGGCTGA
- a CDS encoding J domain-containing protein: protein MSVNGYRDYFKVLGVERGTDADGIKRAFRKLARQYHPDVNPDDASAEARFKEISEAYEVLSDPEKRRRYEQFGQYWNQMGGGGGAPGVDVDFGRYGNFDDFINDLLGRFGGGAAAGAPGGFGFGSGFPGGFPSGFGGGGAERSTQVQLDAEATISLPVADAFRGCERTLAVNEERVQVRIPAGVKDGSRLRLKGKGNLQPGTGRRGDLYLTLKLQPHPVWRLDGDQLRAELPLSLDELALGGEVRVATPDGEATIQVPPGMTLGRSLRLKGKGWPVKDGRGDLLFTPTLRLPESLSPQERDLLEQLRQARSVDPRKDWISAALL from the coding sequence ATGAGCGTTAACGGGTACCGCGACTATTTCAAGGTTCTTGGAGTCGAAAGGGGCACCGATGCCGATGGCATCAAGCGTGCCTTCCGCAAGCTGGCCCGCCAGTACCACCCGGATGTGAATCCTGACGACGCCTCCGCCGAGGCCCGTTTCAAGGAGATCAGCGAAGCCTATGAGGTGCTTTCCGATCCCGAGAAGCGCCGTCGCTACGAGCAGTTCGGCCAGTACTGGAACCAGATGGGCGGTGGCGGTGGTGCTCCCGGCGTCGATGTGGACTTCGGCCGTTACGGCAACTTCGACGACTTCATCAATGATCTGCTGGGCCGTTTCGGTGGGGGTGCGGCCGCTGGTGCCCCTGGCGGTTTCGGCTTCGGCAGCGGTTTCCCCGGTGGCTTCCCCTCCGGATTCGGTGGCGGCGGGGCCGAACGCTCCACCCAGGTGCAGCTCGATGCCGAGGCCACCATCAGCCTGCCGGTGGCCGATGCCTTCCGCGGCTGCGAGCGCACCCTGGCTGTCAACGAGGAGCGGGTGCAGGTGCGCATCCCCGCCGGCGTCAAGGACGGCAGCCGCCTGCGGCTCAAGGGCAAGGGCAATCTGCAGCCCGGCACCGGGCGCCGCGGCGACCTCTATCTCACCCTGAAGCTGCAGCCCCACCCCGTGTGGCGTCTCGATGGCGACCAGCTTCGGGCCGAACTCCCCTTGAGCCTCGACGAACTGGCCCTCGGCGGTGAGGTGCGGGTGGCCACCCCCGATGGGGAAGCCACCATTCAGGTGCCCCCCGGCATGACCCTGGGCCGCAGTCTGCGGCTCAAAGGCAAGGGCTGGCCGGTGAAGGACGGCAGGGGCGACCTGCTGTTCACTCCCACCCTCAGGCTGCCCGAGAGCCTCAGCCCCCAGGAGCGGGATCTGCTGGAGCAACTGCGGCAGGCCCGCAGCGTCGATCCCCGCAAGGACTGGATCAGCGCCGCCCTGCTCTGA
- a CDS encoding Calvin cycle protein CP12, with product MKTIDDHIEKDKVEIESAKADGNLGKVRHLEEELKALNEYKEHHPEDSHDPSPLEVYCDLNPEAPECRVYDD from the coding sequence ATGAAGACGATCGACGATCACATCGAGAAGGACAAGGTCGAGATCGAATCGGCCAAGGCCGACGGCAATCTCGGCAAGGTGCGCCATCTCGAGGAGGAGCTCAAGGCCCTCAACGAGTACAAGGAGCACCACCCCGAGGACAGCCACGACCCCAGCCCCCTTGAGGTGTACTGCGACCTCAACCCCGAAGCGCCCGAGTGCCGCGTCTACGACGACTGA
- a CDS encoding VOC family protein: MTRLGHVAVRVQDMERAKRFYEGLGLRLTWDAQDWAYMQSPANGDGIALLSPSYTAAGPHFAFHYSDRAEVDMVHDRLEAEGHRVRPVHDHRDGTASFYLQDPEGNWLEMLYEPATGIPSNVGAAAIPAPISLAPAG; this comes from the coding sequence ATGACGCGTCTCGGCCACGTGGCGGTGCGGGTCCAGGACATGGAACGTGCCAAGCGCTTCTACGAAGGGCTGGGGTTGCGCCTCACCTGGGACGCCCAGGACTGGGCCTATATGCAGTCGCCCGCTAACGGCGACGGCATTGCCCTGCTGAGCCCCAGCTACACCGCCGCCGGCCCCCACTTCGCCTTCCACTACAGCGACAGGGCCGAGGTGGACATGGTGCACGACCGGCTGGAGGCGGAGGGTCACCGGGTGAGACCGGTGCACGACCACCGCGATGGCACCGCCTCCTTCTACCTGCAGGATCCGGAGGGCAACTGGCTGGAGATGCTCTACGAGCCCGCCACCGGCATCCCCTCCAACGTGGGAGCCGCCGCGATCCCGGCCCCCATCTCCCTGGCGCCGGCTGGGTGA
- a CDS encoding DUF2252 family protein produces MTHGAWKGPFSFDASPERTLVFGVNDFDETLPGPYERDVKRLLASVMLAAGASVLANLDRDPLADYGPRGPDHRPYGQRTAPAPGGHGEPTLLGRVSRLRLRR; encoded by the coding sequence ATGACCCATGGGGCCTGGAAGGGCCCTTTCAGTTTCGATGCCTCCCCGGAGCGCACGCTGGTCTTCGGCGTCAACGACTTCGACGAGACCCTGCCGGGCCCCTACGAACGGGACGTCAAACGGCTCCTGGCCAGTGTGATGCTGGCGGCGGGGGCGTCGGTGCTGGCGAACCTGGATCGGGACCCCCTCGCCGACTACGGCCCCCGGGGCCCAGACCATCGACCCTACGGGCAGAGAACCGCCCCGGCCCCGGGGGGGCATGGGGAGCCGACCTTGCTAGGACGAGTTTCTCGCCTGCGACTCCGACGATGA
- a CDS encoding thioredoxin has product MRLLSPSWKTARAARLRSLLLTGGLPTLLGCALVFHAPAHGGQAGGSTTPTLGEALAPSDSAQMQLTEHLRRIGAVFYGAWWCPACFRQKSLFGQQAGDRLPYVECDKTKEGRERCQEAGIKAYPTWVLGSKRVEGVQTIEELKRWSGYAKTPAGGTTP; this is encoded by the coding sequence ATGCGCTTGTTGTCCCCCTCCTGGAAGACCGCCCGGGCAGCGCGGCTACGGTCCCTGCTGCTCACGGGCGGGCTGCCCACCCTGCTGGGGTGCGCGCTGGTGTTCCACGCCCCTGCCCATGGGGGCCAGGCCGGCGGCTCCACCACCCCGACGCTGGGTGAGGCCCTGGCGCCCTCCGACAGCGCCCAGATGCAGCTGACCGAGCACCTGCGGCGCATCGGGGCCGTGTTCTACGGCGCCTGGTGGTGCCCGGCCTGCTTCCGCCAGAAAAGCCTGTTCGGCCAGCAGGCGGGCGATCGGCTGCCCTACGTGGAATGCGACAAGACCAAGGAGGGTCGCGAGCGCTGCCAGGAGGCGGGTATCAAGGCTTACCCCACCTGGGTCCTGGGCAGCAAACGGGTGGAAGGGGTGCAGACGATCGAGGAGCTGAAGCGCTGGAGCGGTTACGCCAAAACGCCGGCCGGGGGCACCACCCCCTGA